A part of Curtobacterium sp. MCLR17_036 genomic DNA contains:
- a CDS encoding glutamate synthase subunit beta, whose protein sequence is MADPKGFLKVQERELPARRPVPVRLMDWKEVYEQQESGALKRQAGRCMDCGVPFCHQGCPLGNLIPEWNDLTWRGEGRQAIERLHATNNFPEFTGRLCPAPCEASCVLGINQPPVTIKQVEVSIIDEAFQQGWVTPHPPERLTGKTVAVVGSGPAGLAAAQQLTRAGHTVAVYERDDRIGGLLRYGIPDFKMEKRQIDARLAQMQAEGTRFRAGVEIGRDITWDDLKSRYDAVVVATGATVPRDLPIPGRDLEGVHFAMDYLVQQNKANAGTRVDNQLTAEGKHVIVIGGGDTGADCIGTAHRQGALSVTNLAIGKQPPLERPSEQPWPMFPTVFEVTSAHEEGGERHFLASTVEFLANEAGEVRALRVAETEYLDGRRVPKAGTEREIPADLVLIAMGFTGPESETIEPQLGLPTTVSGAIDRRPDYATNEPGVFVAGDAGRGQSLIVWAIAEGRAAAAKVDEYLEGSTILPAPVKATDRAISV, encoded by the coding sequence GTGGCTGACCCGAAGGGCTTCCTCAAGGTCCAGGAGCGCGAGCTCCCGGCCCGACGACCCGTACCCGTGCGGCTCATGGACTGGAAAGAGGTCTACGAGCAGCAGGAGTCCGGCGCGCTCAAGCGCCAGGCCGGCCGCTGCATGGACTGCGGCGTGCCGTTCTGCCACCAGGGCTGCCCGCTCGGCAACCTCATCCCGGAGTGGAACGACCTGACCTGGCGGGGCGAGGGCCGCCAGGCCATCGAGCGCCTGCACGCCACGAACAACTTCCCGGAGTTCACCGGCCGCCTGTGCCCGGCTCCGTGCGAGGCGTCCTGCGTGCTCGGCATCAACCAGCCCCCGGTGACGATCAAGCAGGTCGAGGTCTCGATCATCGACGAGGCGTTCCAGCAGGGCTGGGTCACGCCGCACCCGCCGGAGCGCCTGACCGGCAAGACCGTCGCCGTCGTCGGGTCCGGTCCGGCCGGGCTCGCCGCCGCGCAGCAGCTCACGCGCGCCGGGCACACCGTCGCCGTCTACGAGCGGGACGACCGCATCGGCGGCCTGCTCCGCTACGGCATCCCGGACTTCAAGATGGAGAAGCGCCAGATCGACGCGCGCCTCGCCCAGATGCAGGCCGAAGGCACCCGGTTCCGTGCCGGGGTCGAGATCGGGCGGGACATCACCTGGGACGACCTGAAGTCGCGCTACGACGCCGTCGTGGTCGCGACCGGCGCCACCGTGCCGCGCGACCTGCCGATCCCGGGCCGGGACCTCGAGGGCGTGCACTTCGCGATGGACTACCTCGTGCAGCAGAACAAGGCGAACGCGGGCACCCGGGTCGACAACCAGCTGACGGCCGAGGGCAAGCACGTCATCGTCATCGGCGGCGGCGACACCGGTGCGGACTGCATCGGCACGGCCCACCGGCAGGGCGCCCTGAGCGTAACGAACCTGGCGATCGGCAAGCAGCCGCCGCTCGAGCGTCCGTCCGAGCAGCCCTGGCCGATGTTCCCCACCGTGTTCGAGGTCACCAGCGCGCACGAGGAGGGCGGCGAGCGGCACTTCCTCGCCTCCACCGTCGAGTTCCTGGCGAACGAGGCCGGCGAGGTCCGCGCACTGCGGGTCGCCGAGACCGAGTACCTCGACGGCCGACGCGTGCCGAAGGCGGGCACCGAGCGCGAGATCCCGGCGGACCTCGTGCTCATCGCGATGGGTTTCACCGGCCCCGAGTCGGAGACGATCGAGCCGCAGCTCGGCCTGCCGACGACGGTCTCCGGTGCGATCGACCGCCGCCCCGACTACGCGACGAACGAGCCGGGCGTCTTCGTCGCCGGCGACGCCGGCCGCGGGCAGTCGCTCATCGTCTGGGCCATCGCCGAGGGTCGCGCCGCCGCCGCGAAGGTCGACGAGTACCTCGAGGGCTCGACGATCCTGCCGGCCCCGGTGAAGGCGACCGACCGGGCGATCTCGGTCTGA